Part of the Paenibacillus guangzhouensis genome is shown below.
TAATTGTTCATTTTTCATTTTCATTACCTCCCTTTGCATTGTTAATTTGCCCATGATTTTGCGATACTGCCCTGGCGGTAGTTGATAGTATTTCTTAAACGAACGGGTGAAGGATTCTTGGCTTTCAAAGTGATAATAGATGGCAATATCTATAATCTTCTCATCCGTGTACAGTAACATGTTGGACGAATCTGCAATTCTCCGAAATCGGATATATTCCGATACGGTCACGCCAACCTCTTGCTGAAAAACCCGATGGTAATGAAACTTTGAAAACCCTGCAAACTTAGCCATGCGCTCTAGCGACAGTTCTTCGTGCAAATGTGTTTCGATAAAGGCAATAGACTCTTGGATGATCGGACTGTAGCTCAATGGATAACCCCCTTAGGAATAAAATAACAGAAGGGAACCGCTGCTTATTTGATATATATTGCTTTTTTTCCTGCTTTGATAAAACACACGGTAATCAACATCATCAATAATATTGGGTTCGCATGAAGATAGCAATAATGATCAAAAAGGTAGGGTGCAATTTATGTATTCTTGAAAAAGAACGTAAATTACTTTTTGGTGAGGAGTTAGATTCAATGAGATGGAACACAAATACCTTTGGTTTGCGTCGCTTTTTGTGCATGCCGCTTACGTTGATCATGCTTAGTGCCTCGATGACATCTGCTGTTATTCCGATAAAGACTGCATATGGGGAAGCAGCGGAGGGAACTTCGTCCCAGCCCAAGAATGGTGCATTAGGACAAGGACCGGAAGCCAAAACAGCAAGATCGTATCAGACCGCTGTATCGGATTGGAAGCGTTGGGTCGCAGATCATGCTTATGCCTTACATACGATCCAACCGGAATCATGGTCTGCGAACGGAGGATCCATTGCGCAGGACAAATTTAGCGATCTCGACATGCTGATCCCCTTGCTCGCTGACAAGCGAATTGTATATTTAGGAGAAAATTCACATGGCGTGGCCGAATTTAACCTCGTCAAAACGCGCCTCATTCAATATTTGCACCAAACGCTAGGATATAACATGGTTGCCTTTGAGAGTGGTTTGGGTGATGCTGCCCTTGCACAAGGACAGATAAAGAAAATGGCGACCCAGGAGACGATGAGGCGTTCCATATTTGGGGTATGGTGGACGGAAGAGACAAAGCCGCTGTTCGAGTACATGAAGGAGACGCATAAGAGCGAATCGCCTTTGCGACTGGCGGGCTTCGATATTCAGGTGCAATCCCCGCTATTTCAAGATGCGAAATGGATTCCAAGCAAAGGGCTGAAGGATAGAGCGCTGCAAGCGGAGCAAGATGTTCGTAAGTGGAGAATGAGCAAGGATCTCAGCGGATTCCGCAAGGTCAAGCCAGAGCTGATTAAGGTGTATGAGGAGCTATTACAGGTCGTGACGAAGAATGAAAATGCATTGAAGATGGACTATCCCGATGAGCCGCATATCGTTAAATTGATGAAGCGAGCGCTAGAGGATCGCATCAGGGTTATTCAAGAGTATAATGAGCTCTGCATCCAATCCAATATATTAACAGAACAAGGGGACTACAGTGGCACTCAGCCCATGATGGAATGGCGCGATCGTGCTTTGGCAAGCAATCTGGCATGGCTGGCGACAAAAGTTTATCCGGAAGAGAGAATCATCGTGTGGGGACATAATGGACATATCAGTAAAGCACAGTCTCTGATTTCTAATATGCCGAAGAGTATGGGAGAACTTATGCCGGAAGAACTGAAGCGGGAGAGTTACGTGATGGGGCTATTTACGGGACAAGGCCAATTCGCTGAGAATACGAGAGAACCGGTTCAACTCGATCCGATGATCCCGGGATCTATGGAAGATATTTTGACGGCAGCCGGACAGCCATATACTTTCATGGATTTACGCTATCGGGAAAATGAACGGGGAAATTCGTGGATGTTCGAACGGATGATAGCCTCTTATCAGGTGATGATGCCGATGCCACTGGAGTTAAGACGGCATTTCGACGGCGTTTTGCTGATCAAACAAGTGAAGATGCCGACCTATTTGCCGCATAAAAAGTGATCAAACAAATCGGCTTATCCGAAGTGGAGCATGCGTTGAACGGAACGAGGAGCAGCTTGCCTGTGGCAGCCGCTCCTCGTTTTTTCTGACTACTCTTCTGGATTGAGATGGGCGGACAAATATTTCACGATGCCATCTTCCGCATCCTGACTATATTCCCATACCATAGCACCGCCAAGATCCTTCTCCTTGATGTATTTGACTTTTGCCTCCAAGGCTTCCGGGTCTTCATAACTAATATACATGTCACCATTGTACAAATAAGCCGCTTTGGCTTGCTCGTCATAGTAACGCTTAAAACCATTTTGATTCAAATACTTCTTCACGATCGTCTTATAACTCAAATCTACCTTCTCGATATCTACAGGCTGGCCCGAAGTAAAGGCCCCGTTGGCATTTCCTTTGACACCCTTCCAACCATAGGAATAGGCAGGGATACCAAGCAGTAATTTGCTGCTGTCAATCTGATGTGCAAGATACTGGTTGATGACGCTGTCTATACTTATCTTTGACCTCTTGTGTTGGTCGGAATACAGGTTTGAATTGTACCCCGTTGTATTGGACCATCTGCCCGTCATATCATAGGTCATTACATTAATGTAATCCACATATTTTTCTACTTCTTTTACCTCTACCTTTTTGAAATACCAATCTTGAGTGCCTGAGGCAAATGTCAATAAATACGATTTGTTTTTGTGCGGGAGACGATTCAATTTTTCTCTTAATTCTCTCATGAGGCTAGTAAAGTTCTGGGTATCTATCGCTCGCGCTTTTTGCGTCCCCCATGCGTCGAAGGCAGGGTATTCCCAATCAATATCAACCCCGTCCAAGTCCAGCTCCTTCACCATCTGGATGATATTTTCTGTGAATTGATACCGATTGCCATCCATTGTCGCGTCAGAGAATCCATCCACGCCATATCCGCCGACGGCCAGCACCATTTTGGTTCCTTTGTTGTTTTCCTTTAGTGTCTTAATGTTCTCAAGGATTTGTTGATTGGTGCCGGCATCTTTGTGGAAATACAAGTTGGTCCCGTCAATTTTCGCAAAGGCGATGAAGGCGATATCCACCTTTTTTTTCGTTAGATCGATGTCTTTCGGGTCACGCCAAGCTTCAATGTATACTGAGGTGATTTTACGCTCTTCCGCATGTACGATCTGAAAATAATAAATTCCCATCCCAATGAGTAGAAGGGCGATAAATGCTTTGGAGTAAATACTAATTTTCATGGCCCATTACCCTCTTCCGCCAAATAATACATGCGTAACCCAGCGATTTAAGTTCAATACCTTTACCGCGATATAACTTATAGCGAAAATCGTAACGATGTTGAAGAGCAGATTAAGGAGCGACTCAAATAGCGTTGCATCAAAATCGATGCGTTGCGAGATCGAGAGTCCTACAAGCAGATGGATCAAGTATATGCTAAAGCTTGCTTTGGAGATGGAGCTAATGATTTTCTTAATTTTATAGTTGGTTTTTTCGTGGAGTGACGTTTCTTGTTCCTTGAAATAAATAAACATCGCCATGGCCATGAAGAAGGTCGTGATGGAATAGTTGCCGTAGAACATCTCGTCCAATATCCCGCTATGTATCGAAGCGAAGTACGTCAAGATCGGTGTAAGGAAGAACGAGATAACGCCTAGATTAAATAATATATTTTTCCATTGGCTAGGCAGTTCATAATTGTATACATAATACCCAAGGATAAAGTACCCGAGAAAGCCCATAAACATCGGGATATTCATAATGGAAATATCGATATAGTGATTGGTCCAGCGGAAGATGACATCGGAGATAAAACGGTAGATGACACTAACGATAAACCACAGGAGGAGATAATACCGAATATCCTTCTCGGTGCAGCTCTTAACCAACTTCGTGATCAGGGGAACTGTCGAATAGATGGCGATGATGGCATAGAGGAACCATAAATGCACATAATTGCGATCAACCAGCAGTCTATAACCGAAATCGAGCAAAAAATCACCCACGCCCATATTGCTTTTTAAGATGTAATACTGGTTGTACCAGCCATAAATCAAGGACCAGCTCAGCAGCGGGATGAGCAAGGGCAAGACCCTTTTTATATAAAAATCCTTGTAAGACTTGATCTCTATACGCAGCATCATCGCGCCGCTAATCATGAAGAATACGGGAACTGCGAAGCGGGATATGGAATTGAATATGTTGCTGACCCACCAGGAGGTTGTGTTAAAATCATTCGTCCGTGTGAGCAGGTCTGCTGTAATATGAAGTATGATGACGGCAAGGATGGATAAAATGCGTAGCAAATCAATATATACGATCCGATTATTCTTAAAAACACTGTTCATAATGGCCTCCTGAGCAGATTATTGAGAACGAGCTGTCATATTCCGACTGATGGCAGCGACGCCTTTACGTTCAACGAATCCCCAGCCTTCATCGTTGTCAAAATATTTCAACGTACCGACAATATTGATATACAACAGCAGGTTGCGGTATGTTAAGAGTTCGAGCTGACTGAACAAGAACATTTTCACGTAATCTTTCAATGAATAATGGCTATGGAATTTGTTGCATAGGTATAGAGCGATGACGATCTGAACGGCATTAATACCCAAGGTTACAGCAAGCAGGGTGAATGCCCTAAGTAAGTTATCTCCGATAAACAGGGCGTGAACGACATAAAAAATTGTTGTAAACGCGGTAAGGGTTCCTAAGATAAAACCGTCGATTGCAAAAAATAAACTGACGCCGATACTGAATTTCTGCGATAATTTGGACCAATAGATCAAGATGCAATCTACAAAAGCCTTCTGCCAGCGAATACGCTGCTTGTAAAAATTCCGGATATTTTCGGGGCATTCCGTATAGCATACCGCTTCCGGGGCATAGACCAGCTTTTTTTTCAATTGGTTCGCCTTGATGTATTGATGGATTTTGAGCGTGATGTCGATATCTTCTCCGACCGTACTCCGGAACCCGTTCACTTGAACGAGAATGTCCTTGTAAAATGCGCCAAAGGCACCGGATATCACCACGATCGAATTGAAGAAGGACTGCGTCAGCTTACGGACATAAAAGCTATGGATATAGCTAATGATCTGACTTTTAACTAATCCTTTGCCTTTGAATTTCTCAATAATGATGCCATCCTGCTTCTCTGCGCCTTGAACAATCTTCACGGTACCTCCCAGCGCGATCACCTCAGGATCGTGAAAGTATTGATTCACGTACTTCATTGAATGCATCTCAAGCATGCTATCGGCATCGAGCGTCACGACAATTTCTCCCCGTGCGCAATCTATGCCCGCATTCAGCGAATCGGCTTTGCCGCCGTTCAGCTTATCAATGACATAGATATGGGGGTAATTCTGTGACCGATATATTCCCTTAATCGCGTTGTATGTCAGTTGGTTATCTGCTGTTCGTTGATCAAGATGCAAGTCTAATAACGAATCCAGTCTGGCGAAGGTGCTGTCCTTCGAACCGTCGTTGATGATCAGAATTTCGAGGTTTTCGTAAAGGAGGCCTTGCATGGCATCAATACAATTCCCAATCGTTAGCTCTTCGTTGTACGCAGGGACGAGAACTGAGATGGATTTCTCGGTCAAATCTGCTTTAAGCTCTTGTACTTTGCTGAATAATAGGGGGATGACCGTATACAAAAGCTGAAACCCAAGGAAAACCATGGTGGAGACAAATAAAAAATAGTACAAGCTGCTCACTCCTTTACATTATCTTCATTTATACCTACTTTTCTTATTGCTATAGTCCATCGATGTTACATACCAAATTACCCTAATCTGTATATTTATGTAAAACATAACTAAAAAGGAAGTAACCGTATACAATGCCACTTATCTGACGAATCCTCTCATTTCATGTCATATTCTCGCTTTCAGAAAAACTTCCAAAATATTGATTGTTTTTCAGATTTTATTCAAAGGTTTGTAACAAAATAATCGTTCAATCATTCATAGCTTCTAGTTAACTGGAAGTCTTTATTATTTAATAATTTTTAATATAATGGGAACAAATTCCTCTGGTATAATGATCATCAAGAAGACATGGATAACAGGTGAAAAGAATGAGCTAAAAGGAGAGAAAAGCATGGAACTCGTCAAAAGCCCAATTGATAATGTTGTGGAAAGCGCATTTGTTCATGTATCCGATCTTCGCCGTTCTGCCGAGTGGTATAGCATGGTGATGGGACTACCCTTATTGGAAGAACGATTAAACGGAGGTAATGTGTATTGGTTCATGCTTCATGGGGGAACCGGAATCATCTTGGATGACAACAGAAGCAACGAGCCGGATTCGCCGCATGTAAGATTCATGTACAAGACCTCCGACATCGAGGAATCGTACCGTTTCTTGGATAATCAAGGTGTACAACCGATATATCCGATAGAGCGGCCGCATTCAGGATTAGCCTTTTTAAGGTTTAACGATCCGGACGGCAACTCGATCATGGTTACGCAATCTGATTATGTCTCTGAGGTCATCGAACGATTGGATGACACGCCTAGTCCCATCTTGAACGAAATCGGTGGAATTTTTTTAAATATAACAAACATGAATCGAGCGATTCGATTTCATAGTACAGTGCTCGGGCTTCCTTACCAAGAAGGCGAATCGGGGCATGAGGATTCTATTTATAACTTGAAGACGAAGAGCGGGGCCGGCGTGCTGCTGGATAACAACCGATTTAAGCAAGGAGATGACTACGAAACCCTCTTTATGCTGCTTACGCATGATGCTGATGCCGCCAAAGCCTATTTGGAATTGAATGGCGTATCGGTCTTTACCGACATCGAAAGGTATGGTGAGGCGTTGGCGTTCTTCACGGTCAAAGATCCAGATGGCAATATCATTATGATTTGCTCCAAAGAGTCGTAAAAAATAATGGGGTGTATGTGTTGAAGGAATCTGTTATAGCGTTTTACGATGACCTTGCCGATGATTACCATCTCATTTTTCATGATTGGAATAGGGCGATTTCAAATCAAGGAGAAGTATTAAGCAGATTAATCCGTTCAAAACTAGCGGATCCGCACAAGGAAGTGACACTTTTGGATTGTTCCTGCGGCATAGGTACACAGGCAATCGGATTAGCAAACAACGGATTTCGGGTAACGGCTACGGATATTAGTCCAGCTGCAGTAGATCGTGCCAAAAAAGAGGCCGAAGCTTTCGGTGTAGCAATCCATTTTGGCGTTGCTGATTTTCGCTCATTGGAAAAGGATATTTCAGGAGAATTTGACGTCGTACTTTCAGCGGATAATGCTATCCCACACCTTTTGACGGATGAGGATCTATATTTAGCTGCTCGCAATTTGTATTCAAAAATGAACAACGAAGGTGTCCTTCTCCTCACGATGAGGAATTACGATGAACTGGTAAAAGATAAACAGAGCGGCACCGTTCCGAGCGTTTTCAATGAGGGTAGGCGAATTGTTTTTCAAGTATGGGATTGGGCGGAAGATTTCGTTACCTATACAACAAATCATTTTATGATGCAGGAGATAAATGGGGAATGGATCACAAAGCATGTCAAAACTAAATATAGAGCGTTAATGCGGGACGAATTAAGCCAGGTGTTAAGCGCGGTTGGATTCGTTGATATCGAGTGGCATATGCCGCCAGAATCAGGTTATTATCAGCCGATCGTGACTGCCAGAAAAAAACGCTGATGTTCAGCTATACACTCCCAATGCTTTAGCTCTATAAACCCAGTCCATAACGGGCTGGGTTTTGTCATGTTCGAAAGATGGGTAAGCTGATGAGAACGGCCCTAGGAATAAACTGGGAAATTACGCAAAGTTGTTGTAGAAGCCGTTAACGTGACATTGAGGAGGTATCTATCTATGGCAGCTTCTACGCCAAATATCGCGATCACAGGGATTGGCACAGCATTGCCCCCTTATCGTATGGATCAAGCAGATACGGCAAGGCGGATCGTCGATGCGCTGAGCCATAACCCCGATTCGGCCCGCTGGGCTAGAAGAATATTCAAACAATGCGGCGTCGAGACGCGCTACACCTGCGAACCGGATCTGCTGAACGAAGCTTCGGCATGCCGTTATCTGCCGAGAGAGGATCGCACGGATGTGCCTTCCACGGCAGAACGGATGGCGGTCTATAAGAACGCATCCGTACCCCTCGCCATATCTGCTGCAAGACAGGCGCTAACGGATGCGAAGATGGAGGCCGATCGGATCACACATCTAATCACTGTGAGCTGCACCGGACAATTCCTCCCGGGCATGGATGCGGCGCTGGTTCGCGAGCTCGGGCTTGCTCCTTCGGTGATGCGAATCCCCCTTACCTTCATCGGATGCGCTGCTGGGATGAAGGCGATTCTCCTATCCAAGCAACTCGTAACCGGGTACTCGAAGGCGAACGTCTTAGTCGTATGCGTGGAATTGTGCACGCTTCATATACAGCCTTCTGGGGATCGGGACGCGCTGTTCGGCGCTTCCTTCTTCGGCGATGGCGCGTCAGCTTGCGTCGTGGGTGTGGCAGGACCGCAGCATCAGCACGTCTATCAGCTTGGAGATGACCGCACGGTTCTATTGCCGGGGGGCGCCGAAGAGATGATCTGGGAGGTCGGGAATCACGGGTTCGACCTGTACCTCTCGCCGAATATCCCGAGATTGATCGGGGAGTATGTGCCTGCGGAGGTAGAGCGCCTGATCGGCGACGCGAAAACGGAATTGTGGGCCATCCATCCGGGAGGGAAAGGGATTATTGAAGTGCTCCAGGCAAGGTACGGTCTGTCGGACGCGCAAGTCTCGCCAAGTCTTAGCGTCCTGCGGGACGTCGGCAATGTCTCTTCTGCGACGATATTGTTCGTCTTGCAGAAGATGAGGGAACAGCTGTCCGATCAAGGAACAGCGCGTGCCTCCGGTCTAGCTCTCGCCTTCGGTCCCGGTCTGACGGCGGAGATGATTCAGATTACGTATGCTGCGTCTCCAGTTCCGACCGAACATCATGTGAAGGATGCGCAATATGTTTCTTAAGCTTCGGCGAAGAGCTTCGGCAGCGGAGCTCATGGACGATTTCTCTACCGGCGGAGAGGAGCTGCATGAAGCGCTGCGTGAGCTTCGCCTGCTGAACCAGCTGTTCGCCGCCGCCGCCCCGACGCTCTACGGTGTGAAGCGGCTGTGGCGGGCGGCGGGCAAGCCGAACCGGCTCAGGATCACGGATGTCGGAGCGGGTTCGGGCGACGTGAACCGGCACGTGCTGCAATGGGCATCGCTGCAAGGCGTCGATCTGACGATTACGCTCGTCGACATCACGGAAGAGGCATGCGCCGAAGCGCGCCATTACTTTCGAGATGAGCCGCGTGTTCAGGTGATGCGAGGCGATTTGTTCACGCTGCCGGAAGGGAGCGCGGACATCGTCACAGGAACGCAGCTGCTGCATCATTTCGCGGAGGAAGAGCTGCCGCATGTGATCGCCAGCATGCTGCGCGGAGCGCGGCTCGGCGTGGTCGTGAACGATATCCATCGGCACTGGGTAGCCTACTCGGCCGTATGGCTTGCGACAAGGTTGATATCTTCCAATCGGTATATTCGGAACGACGGACCGCTGTCCGTTGCCAAAGGCTTCCGTTCGCAGGATTGGATGCGTCTCAAACAGGCAACGGGGATGATACAGATGAAGTATTCATGGAGACCATTATTCCGATACGCAGTCGTGATCGGCAAGCCGAATCTGATACTGCAGGGATGGAGCTGAAGCGGATGGAACGTATTGTGGATGCCGCCGTGCTTGGCGGAGGGATCGCGGGAAGCTGCATGGCTAAGGCGCTCTCGGATCGAGGATGGGAGACGGTGTTGATCGATCGTAAGACCTTTCCACGCCATAAAGTATGCGGGGAATTCTTGTCACCAGAATCGCGAAGTACGCTGCAGGCCTTCGGCTTAAACGACACGGTGGCGTCACTTCGGCCGCAGCGCATCGCGCGCGCTCGATTGATCTTCGAGCACGGCGGCGAGATCGAGCTGCCGATCCCTGGCGAGGCCTGGGGGCTCAGCCGGTATGCGATGGACGAAGCGCTTCATCTTGCCGCACAGCGGGCTGGTGCTCATCTGCATATGGCGACAACGGTAACACAAGTTGAGCTAAGTGGGACAGGGAAAGGCTACAGGGTCCGCATGAGGCAAGGATCCGAGGTAAGTCAAATCCATGCCCGCGCCGTCATCACGGCTTGGGGAGCGAATGGACGAGTTGCCCTCGGTGCGGAGCGTCCGAAGACATCGACGAATGATGCATACATCGGGGTGAAATCCCATTATACCGGGCTAACAATGGAGCCGGTCATAGAAATGTATTTTTTTCGCGGCGGCTATTTAGGACTATGTCCGATTGAGGATGGCAAAGTGAATGCAGCAGCGCTGCTTGATCGGAACGAGTTCGCTAAGGCAGGCAAGTCGGTGCTGTCCATTCTGGAGGCAGCCGCAGAGCGTAACCGGAAGCTGGAACAGCGCCTTGCCGCCGCCGTGCCCATCGCAGGAACGCAAGCGGCTATTGCGCCGGTGCATCTCCAGCGTAAGCCCGCTTCATGGGACATGCTCCCTCGCATCGGCGATGCCGCTGCCATGATCGCGCCGCTCTGCGGCGACGGGATGTCCATGGCGCTGCGATCCGCTGCGTTGTGCGCACCGCTCGCGGACGACTACCTGCGAGGGAATCTGTCCCTTTCGGATTGGGAGCGACAATTTACGGGATCGATCCACCGCGAGTTCGCAGGTCCCTTACGATGGGGGGGCTTCATGCAATGGCTCATTCGTAAGCCGGCCATTGCGCAGCTGCTGCCCGGCGCAGCAAGAATTGCACCCGTG
Proteins encoded:
- a CDS encoding class I SAM-dependent methyltransferase encodes the protein MKESVIAFYDDLADDYHLIFHDWNRAISNQGEVLSRLIRSKLADPHKEVTLLDCSCGIGTQAIGLANNGFRVTATDISPAAVDRAKKEAEAFGVAIHFGVADFRSLEKDISGEFDVVLSADNAIPHLLTDEDLYLAARNLYSKMNNEGVLLLTMRNYDELVKDKQSGTVPSVFNEGRRIVFQVWDWAEDFVTYTTNHFMMQEINGEWITKHVKTKYRALMRDELSQVLSAVGFVDIEWHMPPESGYYQPIVTARKKR
- a CDS encoding NAD(P)/FAD-dependent oxidoreductase yields the protein METIIPIRSRDRQAESDTAGMELKRMERIVDAAVLGGGIAGSCMAKALSDRGWETVLIDRKTFPRHKVCGEFLSPESRSTLQAFGLNDTVASLRPQRIARARLIFEHGGEIELPIPGEAWGLSRYAMDEALHLAAQRAGAHLHMATTVTQVELSGTGKGYRVRMRQGSEVSQIHARAVITAWGANGRVALGAERPKTSTNDAYIGVKSHYTGLTMEPVIEMYFFRGGYLGLCPIEDGKVNAAALLDRNEFAKAGKSVLSILEAAAERNRKLEQRLAAAVPIAGTQAAIAPVHLQRKPASWDMLPRIGDAAAMIAPLCGDGMSMALRSAALCAPLADDYLRGNLSLSDWERQFTGSIHREFAGPLRWGGFMQWLIRKPAIAQLLPGAARIAPVLANGIVRATRLKPYES
- a CDS encoding type III polyketide synthase → MAASTPNIAITGIGTALPPYRMDQADTARRIVDALSHNPDSARWARRIFKQCGVETRYTCEPDLLNEASACRYLPREDRTDVPSTAERMAVYKNASVPLAISAARQALTDAKMEADRITHLITVSCTGQFLPGMDAALVRELGLAPSVMRIPLTFIGCAAGMKAILLSKQLVTGYSKANVLVVCVELCTLHIQPSGDRDALFGASFFGDGASACVVGVAGPQHQHVYQLGDDRTVLLPGGAEEMIWEVGNHGFDLYLSPNIPRLIGEYVPAEVERLIGDAKTELWAIHPGGKGIIEVLQARYGLSDAQVSPSLSVLRDVGNVSSATILFVLQKMREQLSDQGTARASGLALAFGPGLTAEMIQITYAASPVPTEHHVKDAQYVS
- a CDS encoding acyltransferase; translation: MNSVFKNNRIVYIDLLRILSILAVIILHITADLLTRTNDFNTTSWWVSNIFNSISRFAVPVFFMISGAMMLRIEIKSYKDFYIKRVLPLLIPLLSWSLIYGWYNQYYILKSNMGVGDFLLDFGYRLLVDRNYVHLWFLYAIIAIYSTVPLITKLVKSCTEKDIRYYLLLWFIVSVIYRFISDVIFRWTNHYIDISIMNIPMFMGFLGYFILGYYVYNYELPSQWKNILFNLGVISFFLTPILTYFASIHSGILDEMFYGNYSITTFFMAMAMFIYFKEQETSLHEKTNYKIKKIISSISKASFSIYLIHLLVGLSISQRIDFDATLFESLLNLLFNIVTIFAISYIAVKVLNLNRWVTHVLFGGRG
- a CDS encoding VOC family protein — protein: MELVKSPIDNVVESAFVHVSDLRRSAEWYSMVMGLPLLEERLNGGNVYWFMLHGGTGIILDDNRSNEPDSPHVRFMYKTSDIEESYRFLDNQGVQPIYPIERPHSGLAFLRFNDPDGNSIMVTQSDYVSEVIERLDDTPSPILNEIGGIFLNITNMNRAIRFHSTVLGLPYQEGESGHEDSIYNLKTKSGAGVLLDNNRFKQGDDYETLFMLLTHDADAAKAYLELNGVSVFTDIERYGEALAFFTVKDPDGNIIMICSKES
- a CDS encoding glycoside hydrolase family 18 protein, which encodes MKISIYSKAFIALLLIGMGIYYFQIVHAEERKITSVYIEAWRDPKDIDLTKKKVDIAFIAFAKIDGTNLYFHKDAGTNQQILENIKTLKENNKGTKMVLAVGGYGVDGFSDATMDGNRYQFTENIIQMVKELDLDGVDIDWEYPAFDAWGTQKARAIDTQNFTSLMRELREKLNRLPHKNKSYLLTFASGTQDWYFKKVEVKEVEKYVDYINVMTYDMTGRWSNTTGYNSNLYSDQHKRSKISIDSVINQYLAHQIDSSKLLLGIPAYSYGWKGVKGNANGAFTSGQPVDIEKVDLSYKTIVKKYLNQNGFKRYYDEQAKAAYLYNGDMYISYEDPEALEAKVKYIKEKDLGGAMVWEYSQDAEDGIVKYLSAHLNPEE
- a CDS encoding erythromycin esterase family protein; this translates as MRWNTNTFGLRRFLCMPLTLIMLSASMTSAVIPIKTAYGEAAEGTSSQPKNGALGQGPEAKTARSYQTAVSDWKRWVADHAYALHTIQPESWSANGGSIAQDKFSDLDMLIPLLADKRIVYLGENSHGVAEFNLVKTRLIQYLHQTLGYNMVAFESGLGDAALAQGQIKKMATQETMRRSIFGVWWTEETKPLFEYMKETHKSESPLRLAGFDIQVQSPLFQDAKWIPSKGLKDRALQAEQDVRKWRMSKDLSGFRKVKPELIKVYEELLQVVTKNENALKMDYPDEPHIVKLMKRALEDRIRVIQEYNELCIQSNILTEQGDYSGTQPMMEWRDRALASNLAWLATKVYPEERIIVWGHNGHISKAQSLISNMPKSMGELMPEELKRESYVMGLFTGQGQFAENTREPVQLDPMIPGSMEDILTAAGQPYTFMDLRYRENERGNSWMFERMIASYQVMMPMPLELRRHFDGVLLIKQVKMPTYLPHKK
- a CDS encoding methyltransferase domain-containing protein, yielding MFLKLRRRASAAELMDDFSTGGEELHEALRELRLLNQLFAAAAPTLYGVKRLWRAAGKPNRLRITDVGAGSGDVNRHVLQWASLQGVDLTITLVDITEEACAEARHYFRDEPRVQVMRGDLFTLPEGSADIVTGTQLLHHFAEEELPHVIASMLRGARLGVVVNDIHRHWVAYSAVWLATRLISSNRYIRNDGPLSVAKGFRSQDWMRLKQATGMIQMKYSWRPLFRYAVVIGKPNLILQGWS
- a CDS encoding glycosyltransferase family 2 protein, yielding MYYFLFVSTMVFLGFQLLYTVIPLLFSKVQELKADLTEKSISVLVPAYNEELTIGNCIDAMQGLLYENLEILIINDGSKDSTFARLDSLLDLHLDQRTADNQLTYNAIKGIYRSQNYPHIYVIDKLNGGKADSLNAGIDCARGEIVVTLDADSMLEMHSMKYVNQYFHDPEVIALGGTVKIVQGAEKQDGIIIEKFKGKGLVKSQIISYIHSFYVRKLTQSFFNSIVVISGAFGAFYKDILVQVNGFRSTVGEDIDITLKIHQYIKANQLKKKLVYAPEAVCYTECPENIRNFYKQRIRWQKAFVDCILIYWSKLSQKFSIGVSLFFAIDGFILGTLTAFTTIFYVVHALFIGDNLLRAFTLLAVTLGINAVQIVIALYLCNKFHSHYSLKDYVKMFLFSQLELLTYRNLLLYINIVGTLKYFDNDEGWGFVERKGVAAISRNMTARSQ